Below is a window of Microbacterium saperdae DNA.
GTCACACCCCAGGTCGCGCGCACGCTCGCCGATGCCGGCGTCACCCGCCTCTCGGTCGGCATGCAGTCGGCGGTGCCGCACGTGCTGGCCGCTCTGGACCGCACGCACCGCCCCGAGAACGTCCGCACCGCTGTGGCGGCGGCCAAGGATGCCGGTCTCGCCGTGAGCGTCGACCTGATCTACGGTGCTCCGGGTGAGTCGCTCTCCGATTGGGAGGCGTCGCTCGACGCCGCTCTCGCGCTCGAGTCGGACCATATCTCGGCGTACGCGCTGATCATCGAGGACGGCACGAAGCTCGCCCGACAGATCAGGCGAGGTGAGGTTCCCACGCCGGACGACGATGTACAGGCCGACATGTACGAGCTCGCCGATGCGCGACTCGGATCGGCCGGATTCGACTGGTACGAGGTCAGCAACTGGGCGCGCAGCCCTGAGCAGCGCTCCCGTCACAATCTCGCGTACTGGCGGGGCAGCGACTGGTGGGGCTTCGGACCCGGTGCGCACAGCCACGTCGCCGGGCTGCGATGGTGGAATGTGAAACATCCCGCCGCATACGCGCAGCGTCTCGCCGCCGCAGAATCCCCGGCCGCGGGGACGGAGCGGCCGGACTCGCAGGCTCAGATGCTCGAACGCGTCCTCCTGCTCAGCCGGCTCGCCGAGGGCATCGCCATCGCGGACCTGCCGGAAGGCAACCGCACGCGGGTGGCCGGCCTCATCGCCGACGGCATGGTCGACGCGGCATCGGCGATCCGCGGGCGCGTGACGCTCACCCTGCGAGGACGGCTGCTCGCCGACGCCGTGGTGCGGGAGCTGACCGACTGACGCTCAGCGCGGCAGCAGGTCGAGACCCGCGGTCCGGCGTTGCGGTACGGTCGTGCTCTCGGTATCGAAGAGTCGCGTCGTGCGACCGGATCCGTACACGGGCCAGCCGGGGTCGCCCGTCGTGATGAACGAGACCCAGGCGGTGTTCATCTCGACCGCGAGACCCCGCGGCGCCTCCGGCCCTGCGAGCCGCTGCGCCTCGTCGTCATCGAGCTTGTCGAACACGAAGCCGAGCTCCAGGGCGTGCGCGGCACGCAGATCGCGCACCGGGCTCGGCCAGGCGAACTCGTAGACGTAGGTGGACGAGGGCTTCGCTCGGGCTACGAGGGTGAGTCCGCGGCGCAGGATCATGTCGGTCGCGAGCTGGCCGAACACTTCACCCGTGGATGCTCCGGGCCGCTCGTCGCGGTATGCCTTCACCGCACGACGGGAGATGCGCAGGGCGAGCGCGGCGACGAACAGCTTGACCTCGGTGATGCCGGCCACGGCCTCGGGCGGGAACCACAGCCGGTACTCATCGGTGTTGGTGCCGATCAGCAGGGGGGTTTCGATCGTCCCGAGCACCTCGTGCGGCGAACGCGGGAGGGTCTCCGGATCGATCGCGACCTGGAAGCCCGGTGCGCCGCCGAGCGGGGACGAGCCGGCGGACTGCTGCCGTCGGGTCTCGAGCAGCTGCTCGGGAGGGATCGCGGCGAAGGAGGCGCGATCGGCTCGGATCCCCAGACGCTTCGCCATCTGGGTGGTCACGCGCGCGGCTTTGGCGGGAGTCTGCGCCTCGAGGGGACCCGATTCGATGATGGCCCTGGCGATCAGCGCGCGGGAGTCGTCACGGGCGAGAAGCGCGGAGACGAGCGCCCCGCCGGCGGATTCGCCCATCACGGTGATCTGCGCGGCATCGCCCCCGAATGCGGCCACCTCGGCATGCACCCATTCGAGAGCCGTCGCGACGTCACGCAGCCCCAGGTTGCGCTGCGCGTCGTCGAGCACCGAGAAGCCCTCGGCCCCGAGGCGGTAGTTGATCGAGACGTACACGATGCCCGCGCGCGCGAACACCGCACCGTCGTACAGCGACAGCGCCGCAGTCCCGCGTTCCAGGGCACCGCCGTGGATCCAGAGCACGACGGGTGCGCGTTCCGCATCCGCCGGTGCCCAGACATTCGCCGTGAGGATGTCGTCGCCAGGGATGTGCACGGAGCCGAGCAGTTCTCCGATCGCGCCGGGGTAGGGGAGCTGCGGGGCGGTGGGGCCGAACTGGGTGGCGCTGCGGACGTCCTCCCACGGGACGACCGGCTGCGGGGCGCGGAACCGATTCTCGCCGAAAGGCGGCGCCGCATAGGGGATGCCGAGGAAGCGGTGGATCCCGTCGGCCGTCGATCCCTGGACGGTGCCGGCGCGGAGGGTGATCTGGGGATCAGGCGTCATGTTCGTCATCGTAGGTCACGTGTGATCCGATGCGACCCGGCGGGAAGCGTGGTGACGTCGCCGTTCCACTCGACGTGCGCCGGCACCGGTGTGTCGAGGACGAGGAGCTCGGGCTCGACGCGCAGCACGATGTCGCCGTGGGGCGTGGGGACGCGCGCCTCCGCCCATTCCAGGCCCTCCAGCTTCGGCGCGATGCGAGCAGTCCGGTAGCCCGGCTCGGCGGGGGTGACACCGAGGGTGTGCACGATGACGTCTCG
It encodes the following:
- a CDS encoding carboxylesterase/lipase family protein — protein: MTPDPQITLRAGTVQGSTADGIHRFLGIPYAAPPFGENRFRAPQPVVPWEDVRSATQFGPTAPQLPYPGAIGELLGSVHIPGDDILTANVWAPADAERAPVVLWIHGGALERGTAALSLYDGAVFARAGIVYVSINYRLGAEGFSVLDDAQRNLGLRDVATALEWVHAEVAAFGGDAAQITVMGESAGGALVSALLARDDSRALIARAIIESGPLEAQTPAKAARVTTQMAKRLGIRADRASFAAIPPEQLLETRRQQSAGSSPLGGAPGFQVAIDPETLPRSPHEVLGTIETPLLIGTNTDEYRLWFPPEAVAGITEVKLFVAALALRISRRAVKAYRDERPGASTGEVFGQLATDMILRRGLTLVARAKPSSTYVYEFAWPSPVRDLRAAHALELGFVFDKLDDDEAQRLAGPEAPRGLAVEMNTAWVSFITTGDPGWPVYGSGRTTRLFDTESTTVPQRRTAGLDLLPR
- the hemW gene encoding radical SAM family heme chaperone HemW, whose translation is MAGPLPLGDPAPTDGRLPDDLPIDTHVPFSAYLHIPFCRVRCGYCDFNTYTSSELRGAKQEDYATTLETEISLARRVLGDAGALRPMDTVFFGGGTPTLLPAGDLARMLDAAVSAFGLAEGAEVTVEANPDTVTPQVARTLADAGVTRLSVGMQSAVPHVLAALDRTHRPENVRTAVAAAKDAGLAVSVDLIYGAPGESLSDWEASLDAALALESDHISAYALIIEDGTKLARQIRRGEVPTPDDDVQADMYELADARLGSAGFDWYEVSNWARSPEQRSRHNLAYWRGSDWWGFGPGAHSHVAGLRWWNVKHPAAYAQRLAAAESPAAGTERPDSQAQMLERVLLLSRLAEGIAIADLPEGNRTRVAGLIADGMVDAASAIRGRVTLTLRGRLLADAVVRELTD